A part of Rhopalosiphum maidis isolate BTI-1 chromosome 3, ASM367621v3, whole genome shotgun sequence genomic DNA contains:
- the LOC113558355 gene encoding zinc finger MYM-type protein 1-like, whose translation MDKFLIKVSKSKKNTNAEKNVNLPEENHLSPEKRSKMDILPNTKDINQIQNAISSHVGTSKSDQTTNTLLISDNLNRDPGHKNTNALILFSSGFGPYQPNNIIFPQHLGRKFRTEWYTSFPWIEYSPSSNSAYCFYCRVFPSKTSDPTFVSVGFKQWSKASFKSFPQHEKSFGHKEASAKLAGYKNSKKSGSIISKVNTHHQQIVADNRAYLKCILDSLLFCARQGIAIRGHRVDEDSSNKGNFLELLTLRAKDNDIIQRYFFEKEKTFRYVSGDYTNTFLEYLANIVIENIIDNVIAAGIFSIIVDETQDLSRHEQVAIIIRYATKDLSPAEVFLGFYKTENTDGETLSMLIKSTLVSHGLKIENLRGQCYDGAASMRGSYKGVQARIKEENHLAMYIHCNAHILNLCLIDLAKQVSYVRNVFGTLNTLHNFIGASSKRHAIFEKMYSVLNISTCEGPKTLKSLSDTRWSCRLDALKAVLFNFQTVVSTLEDISENDAVYGSDANALLNQWQKKQYKNYAICGVKKVLITLGMK comes from the exons ATGGacaaatttcttataaaagtaTCGAAGTCAAAA aaaaatactaatgctgagaaaaatgttaacttaCCTGAAGAAAACCACCTTTCCCCAGAAAAAAGATCAAAAATG GATATTCTACCAAATACCAAGGACATAAATCAAATTCAGAATGCTATATCTAGCCATGTAGGTACATCAAAGTCAGATCAAACTACAAATACACtattg atAAGTGACAATCTTAATCGAGATCCTGGTCATAAGAATACAaatgctttaattttattttcaagtggGTTTGGACCGTATCAaccaaataacattatatttccaCAGCATTTAGGAAGAAAATTTCGAACAGAGTGGTATACTTCTTTTCCTTGGATAGAATATAGTCCTAGCAGTAACTCtgcatattgtttttactgtCGTGTTTTTCCATCTAAAACATCAGATCCAACTTTTGTTAGTGTTGGATTCAAGCAATGGTCAAAAGCTAGTTTCAAGTCTTTTCCTCAgcatgaaaaatcatttggaCACAAAGAAGCTAGTGCCAAATTAGCTggttataaaaattctaagaaATCTGGGAGTATAATTAGCAAAGTTAATACACACCATCAGCAGATAGTAGCTGATAATCGAgcctatttaaaatgtattttagacAGTTTACTTTTTTGTGCTCGTCAAGGAATAGCTATCAGAGGTCATAGAGTAGACGAAGACTCTTCAAACAAAGGAAACTTTCTAGAACTATTAACACTTCGTGCTAaagataatgatattattcaacgatatttttttgaaaaagaaaagaCATTTCGTTATGTCAGTGGTGATTACACAAATACATTTCTTGAGTATTTagctaatattgttattgaaaatataattgataatgtaATAGCTGCGGGTATTTTCAGTATAATAGTTGACGAAACTCAAGATTTGTCTCGACATGAACAAGTcgcaattattataagatacgCAACAAAAGATTTATCTCCAGCAGAAGTTTTtcttggtttttataaaacagaaaatacAGATGGAGAAACACTttcaatgttaataaaatcaacTCTTGTATCTCatggtttaaaaatagaaaacttgAGAGGGCAGTGTTACGACGGTGCAGCGTCAATGAGAGGGTCGTATAAAGGGGTACAAGCAAGAATTAAAGAAGAAAATCATTTAGCAATGTACATTCACTGTAatgcacatattttaaatttatgcctTATAGATTTGGCTAAACAAGTATCTTATGTAAGAAATGTATTTGgaacattaaatacattacataattttattggtgCATCATCCAAGAGGCATgcgatttttgaaaaaatgtattcagttttaaatataagtacatgtGAAGGacctaaaactttaaaaagtcTCAGTGATACTAGGTGGAGTTGCCGACTAGATGCCCTCAAGGcggttttattcaattttcaaactgTGGTTAGTACTTTAGAAGATATTTCGGAAAATGATGCTGTTTATGGATCTGATGCTAATGCATTACTAAA TCAATGGCAAAAGAAACAATACAAGAATTATGCAATATGCGGTGTGAAGaaagttttaataacactTGGAATGAAGtag